The Bacillales bacterium genome includes the window AAATCCGAAAGCACAGCTTTCGGATAAATGCCTTGATAGCGGAGATTATGAATCGTAAATACCGTTTTCAAAGAAGCATAAAAAGGACGATTTTGGAAATGCGCCTGTAACAATACACTGACGGGTCCCGTCTGCCAATCGTTGCAATGGAGCACATCCGGTTTTTCGTGCAAATGAGGCAGGCTTTCCAATACCGCCCTCGAGAAAAATGCAAACCGTTCCCCATCGTCATCATATCCATAGCTGCCGTTTCTTTTGAAGTAGTATTCATTGTCAAGGAAATAAAAGCGAATGCCTTCATGCTTCAGCGTTTCGATACCGCAATATTGATTGCGCCATCCGACAGGAACGTTTACTTTCGCAATCAGTTCCATCTTTGCTTTATGTTTTGCGGAAATGTCTTGATATTTCGGCAAGATAACCGCGGTATTCACGCCAATTCGATTCAAAGCGGCCGGCAGCGCTCCAATGACATCGGCCAGACCGCCCGTTTTCACGAACGGCACGCATTCGGTCGCAGCAAACAATACATTCATGACAGGAGAACCTCCGTTATAATTTCGTCGACTTGCGGATGATTCTCGGCCTCGCCGAACCCGCAATCATTTTTCCAGATGTGATCGTCACTTGCTTGTCGGCGATAACATTTTCCAAATGAACCCCTTCTTCAATCATCCCTTTTTGCATAATGATCGAGTTTTTCACAACAGCTCCTTCTTTCACCTTAACCCCTCGAAAAAGAATGCTGTTTTCCACATGACCGGAAATTTCGCACCCGTTGGCGATGAGCGAGCGGCTCACATCGGCGTGTTTTCCGTACTTCGCCGGCGCTTCGTGCTTCACCTTCGTGTATATATCCCCCGTGCCGAAATAAAATTTGTGATGAATCTCCGGCTCAAGAAACGATAAATTACCGGCGTAAAAAGTGTCGATGGAGTGAATGAACGGCAAATAACCGTCGAAACGATACGCTTTCACCTTCAACCTCGGCAAATTCGCTTTGACGACGTCTTTTAAAAAGTCGTTTTCTTCGTTTTCGACGCAGCGCTCAACAAGATCAATTAATACATCCTTGTTAATAAAGTACGTTTCCAAACAAATTGCGTCGCCTTGCGCCGGAAATGCGAACAAATTAATATCTGCGATGCTGTCGTCATCGTCAACCAAACATTTATGGTACACGGGTTTCCGGACATTTTCGCCGTCGTAACGCTTGTACACAACGGTAATATCCGCCTCATGTTGTTGGTGAAACTTGTACACGTCATCAAGGTCGATCTTACAAACGTGATGTCCGGGAGAAAGGACGACCGTTTGTTCTTGCGACCTTTTAAAAAATT containing:
- the glgD gene encoding glucose-1-phosphate adenylyltransferase subunit GlgD: MNNVLGVINLINEPQFLKDLTRHRCYASVPFGGRYRLIDFTLSNFVRNGITKVGIFSKEKYRSLMDHVGSGREWDLDRHNGGLYILPPDESGEPIEGDLDSFHSHLEFFKRSQEQTVVLSPGHHVCKIDLDDVYKFHQQHEADITVVYKRYDGENVRKPVYHKCLVDDDDSIADINLFAFPAQGDAICLETYFINKDVLIDLVERCVENEENDFLKDVVKANLPRLKVKAYRFDGYLPFIHSIDTFYAGNLSFLEPEIHHKFYFGTGDIYTKVKHEAPAKYGKHADVSRSLIANGCEISGHVENSILFRGVKVKEGAVVKNSIIMQKGMIEEGVHLENVIADKQVTITSGKMIAGSARPRIIRKSTKL